The proteins below come from a single Fodinicola acaciae genomic window:
- a CDS encoding DEAD/DEAH box helicase, which produces MTVIRSLDPATLLAGLRGRRHATDPVTHVEQLAPREGRQVDWPAWAPGQLVDAFVCAGVDRPWQHQIAAAQSAWDGESVVISTGTASGKSLAYQLPVLTKLLADNRATALYLTPTKALAVDQLRTVTALDLPGVRAANFDGDTPNDERDWVRQHSRFVFSNPDMVHRNMLPMHSRWSSFLRRLTYVVVDECHSYRGVFGSHVAAVLRRLRRVCARYGSEPVFILASATVSEPAVSAQRLTGVPAVAVTDDASPRGSTTFALWEPPLGAKDGENGAPVRRQATAEVADLLTDLVVAGSRTLAFVRSRRSAELVAMSAQRSLAEVAPELARTVAAYRAGYLSDERRAIEKGLRSGELLGVAATNALELGVDVTGLDAVVLAGYPGRLASLWQQAGRAGRAGRDALAVLVARDDPLDTYLVHHPEAIFGRPVEATVLDPTNPYVLGPQLCCAAAELPLTEADVELFGGEPARHVLDALVKAGALRTRPTGWYWTSRQRPDADIRGTGGEPVVVVENGTGRLLGTVDAGASHSTVHNGAVYIHRGEVYVVDELDLETATALVHAEDPEWTTQAREVTDVAIVEELVSRSLGPVTLGLAVVDVTSQVVSYLRRRLPGGEVIGEAPLDLPERQLRTVAVYYTVDPAALADLGLRDRDIPGTLHAAEHAAIGLLPLVASCDRWDIGGLSTAAHPDTGLPTVFVYDGYAGGVGFAERGYTAAAQWLLATREAIMACGCDVGCPSCVQSPKCGNGNEPLDKVGAIAVLGLLLTHLDPPRG; this is translated from the coding sequence GTGACCGTCATCCGATCGCTCGACCCGGCCACCCTGCTGGCCGGACTGCGGGGCCGCCGGCACGCGACGGATCCGGTGACCCACGTCGAGCAGCTGGCGCCGCGCGAGGGCCGCCAGGTCGACTGGCCGGCCTGGGCTCCCGGCCAGCTGGTCGACGCGTTCGTATGCGCCGGCGTCGACCGGCCGTGGCAGCACCAGATCGCCGCCGCGCAGAGTGCCTGGGACGGCGAGTCGGTGGTGATCTCCACCGGCACCGCGTCCGGGAAGTCGCTGGCCTACCAGCTGCCGGTGCTGACGAAGCTGCTGGCCGACAACCGCGCGACCGCGCTCTACCTGACGCCGACCAAGGCGCTGGCCGTCGACCAGCTGCGGACCGTCACCGCGCTCGACCTGCCTGGCGTACGAGCCGCCAACTTCGACGGCGACACGCCCAACGACGAGCGCGACTGGGTGCGGCAGCATTCGCGGTTCGTGTTCAGCAACCCGGACATGGTGCATCGCAACATGCTGCCGATGCACAGCCGCTGGTCGTCGTTCCTGCGCCGGCTGACCTACGTCGTCGTGGACGAGTGCCACTCGTATCGTGGCGTCTTCGGCTCACACGTGGCCGCCGTGCTGCGCCGGCTGCGCCGCGTGTGCGCGCGTTATGGCAGTGAGCCGGTGTTCATCCTGGCCTCGGCCACCGTCTCCGAGCCGGCGGTGTCCGCGCAGCGGCTGACCGGCGTGCCCGCCGTCGCCGTGACCGACGACGCGTCGCCGCGCGGGTCGACCACGTTCGCGTTGTGGGAGCCGCCGCTCGGCGCCAAGGACGGCGAAAACGGCGCGCCGGTGCGCCGGCAGGCGACCGCCGAGGTCGCCGACCTGCTCACCGACCTGGTGGTCGCCGGCTCGCGGACGCTGGCATTCGTACGCTCACGGCGATCGGCCGAGCTCGTCGCCATGTCGGCGCAGCGGTCGCTCGCCGAGGTCGCGCCGGAGCTGGCGCGCACGGTCGCCGCCTATCGCGCCGGCTACCTGTCCGACGAGCGGCGAGCGATCGAGAAGGGGTTGCGGTCCGGCGAGCTGCTTGGCGTCGCCGCGACCAACGCCCTGGAGCTCGGCGTCGACGTGACCGGGCTCGACGCGGTCGTGCTCGCCGGCTATCCGGGCCGGCTCGCCTCGCTGTGGCAGCAGGCCGGCCGAGCCGGCCGGGCCGGCCGCGACGCGCTCGCGGTCCTGGTCGCACGCGACGACCCGCTCGACACGTATCTCGTCCACCATCCGGAGGCGATCTTCGGCCGGCCGGTCGAGGCGACCGTGCTCGACCCCACCAATCCGTATGTGCTGGGTCCCCAGCTGTGTTGCGCCGCGGCCGAGTTGCCGCTCACCGAGGCCGACGTGGAGCTGTTCGGCGGCGAGCCGGCACGCCACGTGCTCGACGCGTTGGTGAAGGCCGGCGCGCTGCGGACCCGGCCCACCGGCTGGTACTGGACCTCGCGCCAGCGTCCGGACGCCGACATCCGCGGCACCGGCGGCGAGCCGGTCGTGGTGGTCGAAAACGGCACCGGCCGGCTGCTCGGCACCGTCGACGCCGGCGCCTCGCACAGCACCGTGCACAACGGCGCGGTCTACATCCACCGCGGCGAGGTGTACGTCGTCGACGAGCTCGACCTGGAGACGGCGACCGCGCTGGTGCACGCCGAGGATCCGGAGTGGACAACCCAGGCGCGTGAGGTCACCGACGTGGCGATCGTCGAGGAACTGGTGTCCCGGTCGCTGGGGCCGGTCACGCTCGGGCTCGCGGTAGTGGACGTAACCAGCCAGGTCGTGTCGTATCTGCGCCGCCGGCTGCCTGGCGGCGAGGTGATCGGGGAGGCGCCCCTCGACCTGCCGGAGCGGCAGCTGCGCACCGTCGCGGTCTATTACACGGTCGACCCGGCGGCGCTGGCCGACCTCGGTCTGCGCGACCGCGACATCCCCGGCACGCTGCATGCCGCCGAGCACGCCGCGATCGGCCTGCTGCCGCTGGTGGCCAGCTGCGACCGGTGGGACATCGGCGGCCTGTCGACCGCCGCGCATCCGGACACGGGGCTGCCGACCGTCTTCGTCTACGACGGCTATGCCGGTGGCGTCGGTTTCGCCGAGCGTGGCTACACCGCGGCGGCGCAGTGGTTGCTGGCGACCCGCGAGGCGATCATGGCGTGCGGCTGCGATGTCGGCTGCCCGTCGTGCGTACAGTCGCCGAAGTGCGGCAACGGCAACGAGCCGCTGGACAAGGTCGGCGCGATCGCCGTCCTCGGCCTCCTGCTCACCCACCTCGACCCACCGC
- a CDS encoding anti-sigma factor antagonist, with protein sequence MELKLATRTEGARTIVEVGGEIDVYTAPRLREKLIELVGAGNTHIVVDMERVEFLDSTGLGVLAGALKRVSAQNGSLRLVCTQDRILKIFRITGLEKVFPIFATVTEAVAAD encoded by the coding sequence GTGGAGTTGAAGCTAGCCACCCGGACGGAGGGTGCGCGCACCATCGTCGAGGTCGGCGGGGAGATCGACGTCTACACGGCCCCGCGGCTGCGGGAGAAGCTGATCGAGCTGGTCGGCGCCGGCAACACGCACATCGTGGTGGACATGGAGCGGGTCGAGTTCCTCGACTCGACCGGTCTCGGTGTGCTGGCCGGCGCGCTCAAGCGGGTCAGTGCGCAGAACGGCTCGTTGCGACTGGTGTGTACGCAGGACCGGATCCTGAAGATCTTCCGGATCACCGGCCTGGAAAAGGTGTTTCCGATCTTCGCCACGGTGACCGAAGCGGTGGCCGCCGACTAG
- a CDS encoding ATP-binding protein, whose amino-acid sequence MATVRLEISPTPAHVRTARLVAVAVARRSGLEEPVLDEIRLAVGEACSRAVGLHQQHGNTDPVVLDLQDAPAFTVVVTDSAGTELRPDDLGLAEGAAAPDPVRIARDEANGAELSEEAIAAGVGLALIAGLVDDLQVEANHDGPGTSVRMTWPL is encoded by the coding sequence ATGGCAACTGTTCGCCTGGAGATCTCACCGACCCCTGCGCACGTACGGACCGCTCGGCTCGTCGCCGTGGCGGTCGCTCGGCGCAGCGGGCTGGAGGAGCCGGTCCTGGACGAGATCCGGCTGGCCGTCGGTGAGGCGTGTTCGCGGGCGGTCGGCCTGCACCAGCAACACGGCAACACCGACCCCGTCGTACTCGACCTGCAGGACGCGCCGGCCTTCACGGTCGTGGTGACCGACAGCGCCGGCACCGAGCTGCGCCCGGACGACCTCGGTTTGGCCGAAGGCGCGGCGGCTCCTGACCCGGTGCGGATCGCGCGCGACGAGGCCAACGGCGCCGAGCTCTCCGAGGAGGCGATCGCCGCCGGCGTCGGACTCGCGCTGATCGCCGGCCTGGTCGACGACCTGCAGGTCGAGGCCAACCACGACGGCCCCGGCACCAGCGTACGGATGACCTGGCCGCTCTGA
- a CDS encoding molybdopterin oxidoreductase family protein, which produces MPAHTGTHCPYCALQCAITVDTSGAEPVVEPREFPTNRGGLCRKGWTSAALLSSRADRLTQPLMRDGGQLRPVSWETALGRVADELTSLRHVYGPDAVAVFGGGGLTNEKAYALGKFARVALGTSQIDYNGRFCMSSAAAAGTRAFGLDRGLPFPVTDLDDAEVVLLAGANVAETMPPFVGHLRRAVQIVVDPRRTATAEQAIATGGLHLPAAPGTDLVLALAMFHAAVTDGWLDKSYVDSRTTGFDETWRLASTWWPERAERVTGVAAADIRTAVSLLASAERAYVLTARGVEQHAHGTDTAQAWINLALALGLPGRPGSGYGTITGQGNGQGGREHGQKADQLPGGRKLDDPAARAHVAGVWGVDPDSLPRPGRSAYELLDALGEPDGPRALLVFGSNIAVSAPNLNNIREKLSRLSFLAVADVVLSETAAMADVVFPVAQFAEEEGTLTNLEGRVLRRKQAMKPPPGVRTDLQLLASLASHLGQPKHRFPTDPRTVFEELRAASAGGLADYSGITYERLENEALHWPCPATDHPGTPRPFLDRFAHPDGLARFVTVESAAPAENLDAAYPLYATTGRLLEHYQSGAQTRRVGELMEVTNEQRVDIHPDTAERAGLTDGGYADVVSRRGRTRARVRCVSSMRLDTVFLPFHFAAEQSANLVTNAALDPVSRMPEFKVAAVRLEPV; this is translated from the coding sequence ATGCCCGCGCACACCGGCACGCACTGTCCCTACTGCGCGCTTCAGTGCGCCATCACCGTCGACACGTCCGGCGCCGAGCCCGTGGTCGAGCCGCGCGAGTTTCCGACCAACCGCGGCGGCCTGTGCCGGAAAGGCTGGACCTCGGCGGCGCTGCTGAGCAGCCGGGCCGACCGCTTGACGCAGCCTCTGATGCGCGACGGCGGCCAGCTGAGGCCGGTCAGCTGGGAGACCGCGCTCGGCCGGGTCGCGGATGAGCTGACGAGCCTGCGACACGTGTACGGTCCGGACGCCGTCGCGGTCTTCGGCGGCGGCGGCCTCACCAACGAGAAGGCGTACGCGCTCGGCAAGTTCGCGCGCGTCGCGCTCGGCACCTCGCAGATCGACTACAACGGCCGCTTCTGCATGTCCTCTGCCGCCGCGGCTGGCACGCGCGCGTTCGGCCTGGACAGAGGCCTGCCGTTCCCGGTCACCGACCTGGACGACGCCGAGGTGGTGCTGCTGGCCGGCGCGAACGTGGCCGAGACGATGCCGCCGTTCGTCGGCCATCTCCGCCGCGCCGTCCAGATCGTCGTCGATCCACGCCGTACGGCCACCGCCGAGCAGGCGATCGCGACCGGCGGCCTGCATCTGCCGGCGGCACCTGGCACCGACCTCGTCCTCGCGCTCGCCATGTTCCACGCGGCCGTCACCGACGGCTGGCTGGACAAGTCCTATGTGGACAGTCGGACCACCGGTTTCGATGAGACCTGGCGGCTGGCGTCGACCTGGTGGCCGGAGCGAGCCGAGCGTGTCACCGGCGTGGCCGCCGCCGACATCCGTACGGCCGTCTCGCTCCTTGCCTCCGCGGAGCGCGCGTATGTGCTCACCGCGCGCGGTGTGGAGCAACACGCGCACGGCACGGACACCGCACAGGCGTGGATCAACCTGGCGCTCGCGCTCGGACTGCCGGGCCGTCCCGGCTCCGGCTACGGCACGATCACCGGACAGGGAAACGGTCAGGGCGGCCGCGAACACGGCCAGAAAGCCGACCAGCTCCCCGGCGGCCGCAAGCTGGACGACCCGGCGGCTCGCGCGCACGTCGCCGGCGTCTGGGGTGTCGATCCGGACAGCCTGCCGCGACCCGGCCGTTCGGCGTACGAACTGCTGGACGCGCTCGGCGAGCCGGATGGTCCGCGGGCATTGCTCGTCTTCGGGTCGAACATCGCGGTCAGTGCGCCAAATCTCAACAATATCCGGGAAAAGCTGAGCAGGCTGTCGTTTCTGGCGGTCGCGGACGTGGTGTTGTCGGAGACAGCGGCGATGGCTGATGTCGTGTTTCCGGTCGCGCAGTTCGCCGAAGAAGAAGGCACGCTGACAAACCTCGAAGGCCGCGTTCTACGCCGAAAACAAGCGATGAAACCACCGCCTGGCGTACGTACGGATCTGCAGCTGCTGGCCAGCCTGGCGAGCCATCTCGGTCAGCCGAAGCACCGTTTCCCCACCGATCCGCGTACGGTCTTCGAGGAACTGCGCGCGGCATCGGCCGGCGGTTTGGCGGATTATTCCGGCATCACCTACGAGCGGCTGGAAAACGAGGCGCTGCACTGGCCGTGTCCGGCGACCGACCATCCCGGTACGCCGCGGCCTTTCCTGGACCGTTTCGCACATCCGGACGGACTGGCCAGGTTCGTCACGGTGGAATCGGCTGCTCCGGCCGAAAATCTCGACGCCGCGTATCCGCTGTACGCGACGACGGGCCGCCTGCTCGAGCACTACCAGTCCGGTGCGCAGACGCGACGCGTCGGCGAGCTGATGGAAGTCACCAACGAGCAGCGCGTCGACATACATCCCGACACGGCGGAGCGCGCCGGCCTCACCGACGGCGGTTACGCCGACGTCGTGTCGCGGCGCGGTCGTACGCGCGCACGCGTGCGGTGTGTGTCGTCGATGCGGCTTGACACGGTCTTCCTGCCGTTTCACTTCGCGGCCGAGCAGTCCGCGAACCTCGTGACCAACGCGGCGCTCGACCCGGTGAGCCGGATGCCGGAGTTCAAGGTGGCCGCCGTCCGGTTGGAGCCGGTGTGA
- a CDS encoding FAD-dependent oxidoreductase yields MRHVLIAGYGMVGARLAEEIRRRDPRGRQVRLTVVGDEPAYNRILLPSVVAGQLDEEQLLTHDRGWAFRHRTDLRLGLRVDTVDPLARKAWLSDGQVLAYDDLVIATGSTARKLPGLDGGFRTLADCRRLRDRDGSVAVLGGGVLGVEVAVALAERGQDVTLVHPGDVLMDRQLDATAGAIVADVVSRLGVGVRLGQRANGWTDRGLRLEDGEVVAADSLVVTAGAIAETGLARSVGADVDAGVLVDDRLATSVPGVHAIGDCAQHTGAVSGFVQPGWEQAEVLADLLTGADLGARYLGTPAVARLKARGLDLVSVGSLDGDEELAFSDPRRGRYARVALDGDRVAGAVVLGLPDAGAAVTQHFVRGIPAPSDRLGLLLGRALPPESAAHGGPSRLPAEAEICRCNRVTKRQLVHAWQAGSRSVRQLAGATRATTGCGTCTDAVDGICSWLAAADSPDGAELAG; encoded by the coding sequence GTGAGACATGTGCTGATCGCCGGCTACGGCATGGTCGGAGCGCGGCTGGCCGAGGAGATCCGGCGGCGCGACCCGCGCGGCAGGCAGGTGCGGCTGACGGTCGTCGGCGACGAGCCGGCGTACAACCGGATCCTGCTCCCCAGTGTCGTCGCCGGTCAGCTGGACGAGGAGCAGCTGCTGACGCACGACCGGGGATGGGCCTTCCGGCACCGGACAGACCTGCGGCTCGGTCTACGTGTGGACACCGTCGATCCGCTGGCGCGCAAGGCCTGGCTCAGCGACGGCCAGGTGCTCGCGTACGACGACCTGGTGATCGCCACCGGCAGCACCGCAAGAAAGCTGCCGGGGCTCGACGGCGGTTTCCGTACGCTGGCCGACTGCCGGCGGCTGCGCGACCGCGACGGCTCGGTGGCGGTGCTCGGTGGCGGCGTGCTGGGCGTCGAGGTCGCCGTGGCGCTCGCCGAGCGAGGTCAGGATGTGACGCTCGTCCATCCCGGCGACGTCCTTATGGATCGCCAACTCGACGCCACCGCCGGCGCCATCGTCGCGGACGTCGTCAGCCGGCTTGGTGTGGGCGTACGGCTGGGCCAGCGCGCCAACGGATGGACGGATCGTGGCCTGCGGCTGGAGGACGGCGAGGTCGTCGCCGCCGACTCGTTGGTGGTCACCGCCGGAGCGATCGCGGAGACGGGGTTGGCGCGGTCGGTCGGGGCGGACGTGGACGCCGGCGTGTTGGTCGACGACCGGCTGGCGACATCGGTGCCCGGGGTTCACGCGATCGGCGACTGTGCGCAGCACACCGGAGCGGTCAGCGGCTTCGTCCAGCCCGGCTGGGAACAGGCCGAGGTGCTCGCCGACCTGCTGACCGGCGCCGATCTCGGAGCGCGCTATCTGGGTACGCCGGCCGTCGCGCGGCTGAAGGCGCGTGGCCTGGACCTGGTGTCGGTCGGCTCGCTGGACGGCGACGAGGAGCTGGCCTTCAGCGACCCGCGCCGTGGCCGCTACGCGCGGGTCGCGCTGGATGGCGACCGAGTGGCCGGCGCGGTCGTGCTCGGCCTGCCGGATGCCGGCGCGGCTGTGACGCAGCATTTCGTACGCGGCATCCCGGCGCCGTCGGACCGCCTTGGCCTGCTGCTCGGGCGCGCGCTGCCCCCGGAGAGCGCGGCGCACGGCGGCCCGTCGCGGCTGCCGGCCGAGGCGGAGATCTGCCGCTGCAACCGGGTCACCAAGCGGCAGCTCGTACACGCCTGGCAGGCCGGCTCGCGGTCGGTGCGACAACTCGCCGGCGCCACCCGCGCCACCACCGGCTGCGGCACGTGTACGGACGCCGTGGACGGCATCTGCTCGTGGCTGGCCGCCGCCGACTCGCCGGATGGCGCCGAGCTCGCCGGCTGA